A stretch of Panthera tigris isolate Pti1 chromosome E2, P.tigris_Pti1_mat1.1, whole genome shotgun sequence DNA encodes these proteins:
- the ZNF296 gene encoding zinc finger protein 296: MSRRKAGCMPRRVDPAPAANTDDEMEMPDLVIEMKPEPDVRPLQAPGLGPFSPKEVPTPGRFEGEPRRSSGPVPVGSPLHALGARNQWALWTPLILNPRDRQPWTDKHPDLLTCGRCLQTFPLEAITAFMDHKKLDCQLFRGPSPGQGSARQDPKALGCFRCGRQFSGAWKLLRHAQWDHGLSIYQTEPEAPEAPLLGLAEVAAAVSAVLEPEAEAKGPRAGIPPRRSPTCPVCAKTLSSFSNLKVHMRSHTGERPYACDQCPYTCTQSSKLNRHKKTHRQPRPQSPCKAKASPEQASAAAPPEPAAHAAAPARTLLRSSGESAGAAATAGVQEPGAPGGGAQVGPGGASWEATTKEQRTEPAKGPTSPKKLPKPAVKSRGPGGSCEFCGKHFTNSSNLTVHRRSHTGERPYTCELCPYACAQSSKLNRHRRMHGLGPGSTRFECPHCCVPFGLRATLDKHLRQKHPEVAGDA; encoded by the exons ATGTCCCGCCGCAAGGCCGGCTGCATGCCCCGCCGAGTAGACCCCGCGCCCGCCGCCAACACAGACGACGAGATGGAGATGCCGGACCTCGTCATCGAAATGAAGCCGGAGCCAGACGTGCGGCCCCTACAGGCCCCGGGGCTGGGGCCCTTCTCCCCGAAGGAAGTGCCCACGCCGGGGCGGTTCGAGGGCGAACCCCGCCGTTCCTCCGGCCCCGTGCCCGTCGGGAGCCCTCTCCACGCCCTCGGCGCGCGGAACCAGTGGGCACTGTGGACGCCGCTGATCCTCAACCCTCGCG ACCGCCAGCCCTGGACCGACAAACACCCAGATCTGTTGACCTGCGGCCGCTGCCTGCAGACCTTTCCTTTGGAAGCCATCACTGCTTTCATGGACCACAAGAAGCTGGACTGTCAGCTTTTCAGAGGCCCCAGCCCCGGCCAGGGCTCAG CACGCCAGGACCCCAAGGCCCTGGGCTGTTTCCGCTGCGGGAGACAGTTCTCAGGGGCCTGGAAACTGCTGCGCCACGCCCAGTGGGACCACGGACTGTCCATCTACCAGACGGAACCCGAGGCCCCAGAGGCCCCGCTGCTGGGCCTGGCAGAGGTGGCCGCCGCCGTGTCGGCAGTGCTGGAGCCGGAAGCCGAGGCCAAGGGCCCCCGGGCGGGCATCCCCCCGCGGCGGAGCCCCACCTGCCCCGTGTGCGCGAAGACCCTCAGCTCCTTCAGCAATCTCAAAGTGCACATGCGCTCGCACACAGGCGAGCGGCCCTACGCCTGTGACCAGTGTCCCTACACCTGTACCCAGAGTAGCAAGCTCAACCGCCACAAGAAGACCCACCGGCAGCCACGGCCTCAGAGCCCCTGCAAGGCCAAAGCCAGTCCAGAACAGGCCTCTGCCGCTGCCCCTCCTGAGCCAGCGGCCCACGCCGCGGCCCCGGCCCGCACCCTCCTGCGCAGCAGTGGCGAGAGCGCCGGAGCGGCCGCCACGGCGGGGGTCCAGGAACCCGGGGCTCCCGGTGGTGGGGCGCAGGTGGGCCCCGGCGGGGCCAGTTGGGAAGCTACCACCAAGGAACAGAGAACTGAGCCTGCAAAGGGCCCGACGTCCCCCAAGAAGCTGCCAAAGCCGGCGGTCAAGAGCCGCGGGCCCGGGGGCAGCTGTGAGTTCTGTGGAAAGCACTTCACCAACAGCAGCAACCTGACGGTGCACCGGCGCTCGCACACGGGCGAGCGGCCCTACACCTGCGAGCTCTGTCCCTACGCCTGTGCCCAGAGCAGCAAGCTCAACCGCCACCGCCGCATGCACGGCCTGGGGCCGGGCAGCACCCGCTTCGAATGTCCCCACTGCTGTGTGCCCTTCGGCCTGCGTGCCACCCTGGACAAACACCTGCGGCAGAAGCACCCCGAGGTGGCCGGGGACGCCTGA